The following coding sequences lie in one Delphinus delphis chromosome 9, mDelDel1.2, whole genome shotgun sequence genomic window:
- the EPHB6 gene encoding ephrin type-B receptor 6 isoform X3, with the protein MAAERAAPSGSRAAGMLCGLWVLVLVSSVLALEEVLLDTTGETSEIGWLTYPPGGWDEVSVLDDQQRLTRTFEACHVAGAPPGPGQDNWLQTHFVERRGAQRAHIRLHFSVRACSSLGVAGGTCRETFTLYYRQAEEPDSSDSISSWHLKRWTKVDTIAADESFPASSAWAVGPRGAGQRAGLQLNVKERSFGPLTQRGFYVAFQDTGACLALVAVRLFSYACPSMVRAFATFPETQASGAGGASLVAAVGTCVAHAEPEEDGGGAQAGGSPPRLHCNGEGKWMVAVGGCRCQPGHEPARGDKACQACPRGSYKASAGNAPCSPCPARSLAPDPAAPACPCLEGFYRASSDPPEAPCTAPPSAPQELWFEVQGSALMLHWRLPQELGGRGDLLFNVVCKECGAGGKGACRRCRDEVHFDPRQRGLTESRVLVGGLRAHVPYILEVQAVNGVSELSPDPPQAAAINVSTSYAVPSAVPAVHQVSRASSSITVSWPQPDQTNGNILDYQLRYYDQAEDESHSFILTSETNTATVTQLSPGHIYGFQVRARTAAGHGPYGGKVYFQTLPQGELSAQLPERLSLVVGSILGALAFLLLAAITVLALVFQRKRRGTGYTEQLQQYSSPGLGVKYYVDPSTYEDPCQAIREFAREVDPTYMKIEEVIGAGSFGEVRRGRLQPRGRREQAVAIQALWSGGAESLQMAFLGQAAVLGQFQHPNILRLEGVVTKSRPLMVVTELMELGPLDSFLRQREGQFSSLQLVAMQRGVAAAMHYLSSFAFVHRALSAHSVLVNSHLVCKVARLGHSPQGPSCMLRWAAPEVIAHGKHTTSSDVWSFGIVMWEVMSYGERPYWDMRDQEVLNAIEQEFRLPPPPGCPPGLHLLMLDTWQKDRTQRPHFDQLVAAFDKMIRKPDTLQGAEHSGGSPRDRDLPTLGITLAGHQKKLLHHIQLLQQHLRPPGSVEV; encoded by the exons ATGGCTGCTGAGCGGGCTGCCCCGTCAGGGAGCAGGGCGGCGGGCATGCTGTGTGGCCTGTGGGTCCTGGTGCTGGTATCCTCAGTCCTGGCTCTGGAAG AGGTATTGCTGGACACCACTGGAGAGACATCTGAGATTGGCTGGCTCACCTACCCACCAGGTGGG TGGGACGAAGTGAGTGTTCTGGATGACCAGCAACGCCTGACTCGGACCTTCGAGGCATGCCACGTGGCCGGGGCCCCTCCCGGCCCCGGGCAGGACAACTGGCTACAGACACACTTTGTGGAGCGGCGAGGGGCCCAGAGAGCGCACATCCGGCTGCACTTCTCCGTGCGGGCCTGCTCCAGCCTGGGCGTGGCGGGGGGCACCTGCCGGGAGACCTTCACGCTTTACTACCGCCAGGCCGAGGAGCCCGACAGCTCCGACAGCATCTCCTCCTGGCACCTCAAACGCTGGACCAAGGTGGACACGATCGCGGCGGATGAGAGTTTCCCCGCCTCCTCAGCGTGGGCGGTCGGCCCGCGCGGGGCGGGGCAGCGGGCGGGGCTCCAGCTGAACGTTAAGGAGCGGAGCTTCGGGCCCTTGACCCAGCGGGGCTTCTACGTGGCCTTCCAGGACACCGGGGCCTGCCTGGCCCTCGTGGCGGTCAGGCTCTTCTCCTACGCCTGCCCCTCCATGGTCCGCGCCTTCGCCACCTTTCCTGAGACGCAGGCCAGTGGGGCCgggggggcctccctggtggcggcCGTGGGCACCTGTGTGGCGCACGCAGAGCCCgaggaggatggaggaggggccCAGGCAGGAGGCAGCCCTCCCAGGCTGCACTGTAACGGGGAGGGCAAGTGGATGGTAGCCGTCGGGGGCTGCCGCTGCCAGCCCGGGCACGAGCCGGCTCGCGGAGACAAGGCCTGCCAAG CCTGCCCCAGGGGGTCCTACAAGGCCTCGGCTGGGAATGCCCCCTGCTCACCGTGCCCTGCCCGCAGCCTCGCCCCTGACCCTGCGGCCCCTGCGTGCCCCTGCCTGGAGGGCTTCTACCGGGCCAGCTCCGACCCCCCAGAGGCCCCCTGCACTG CGCCCCCGTCGGCCCCTCAGGAGCTGTGGTTTGAGGTGCAGGGCTCTGCGCTCATGCTGCACTGGCGCCTGCCTCAGGAGCTGGGGGGACGCGGGGACCTGCTCTTCAACGTCGTGTGCAAGGAGTGCGGAGCGGGCGGCAAGGGCGCTTGTCGCCGCTGCAGGGATGAGGTGCATTTCGACCCCCGCCAGAGGGGCCTGACTGAGAGCCGCGTGCTCGTTGGGGGGCTCCGGGCACACGTGCCCTACATCTTGGAGGTGCAGGCCGTCAACGGGGTGTCGGAGCTCAGCCCCGACCCTCCCCAGGCTGCAGCCATCAATGTCAGCACCAGCTACGCAG TTCCCTCCGCAGTCCCTGCTGTGCACCAGGTGAGCCGGGCCTCCAGCAGCATCACCGTGTCCTGGCCACAGCCCGACCAGACCAACGGGAACATCCTGGACTATCAGCTCCGCTACTATGAccag GCAGAAGATGAATCCCACTCCTTCATCCTGACCAGCGAGACCAACACGGCCACCGTGACCCAGCTGAGCCCTGGCCACATCTATGGCTTCCAGGTGCGGGCACGGACGGCCGCAGGCCACGGCCCGTACGGGGGCAAGGTCTACTTCCAGACGCTGCCTCAAG GTGAGCTGTCCGCCCAGCTTCCTGAGAGACTATCCTTGGTGGTTGGGTCCATCCTGGGGGCGCTGGCCTTCCTCCTGCTGGCGGCCATCACCGTGCTGGCTCTCGTCTTCCAGAG GAAGCGGCGTGGAACTGGCTACACGGAGCAGCTGCAGCAGTACAGCAGCCCAG GGCTCGGGGTGAAGTACTACGTCGACCCCTCCACCTACGAGGACCCCTGCCAGGCCATCCGAGAATTCGCACGGGAGGTCGATCCCACGTACATGAAGATCGAGGAGGTCATTGGAGCAG GCTCCTTCGGGGAGGTGCGCCGGGGCCGCCTGCAGCCCCGGGGACGGCGGGAGCAGGCCGTGGCCATCCAGGCCCTGTGGAGCGGAGGCGCCGAGAGCCTGCAGATGGCCTTCCTAGGCCAGGCCGCAGTGCTGGGCCAGTTTCAGCACCCCAATATCCTGCGGCTGGAGGGCGTGGTCACCAAGAGCCGGCCCCTCATGGTGGTGACGGAGCTCATGGAGCTGGGCCCCCTGGACAGCTTCCTGAGG CAGCGGGAGGGCCAGTTCAGCAGCCTGCAGCTGGTGGCCATGCAGCGGGGCGTGGCCGCCGCCATGCACTACCTGTCCAGCTTCGCCTTCGTCCACCGTGCACTCTCTGCCCACAGTGTGCTGGTGAACAGCCACCTAGTGTGCAAAGTGGCTCGTCTTGGCCACAGTCCTCAG GGCCCAAGCTGTATGCTTCGCTGGGCAGCCCCAGAGGTCATTGCACACGGGAAACATACAACATCCAGCGACGTCTGGAGCTTTGGGATAGTGATGTGGGAAGTGATGAGTTACGGAGAACGGCCCTACTGGGACATGCGTGACCAGGAG GTACTAAATGCAATAGAGCAGGAGTTCCGGCTGCCCCCGCCTCCAGGCTGTCCGCCTGGACTACACCTGCTTATGCTGGACACTTGGCAGAAGGATCGTACCCAGCGACCTCACTTTGACCAGCTGGTGGCTGCGTTTGACAAGATGATCCGCAAGCCAGACACTCTGCAGGGAGCAGAGCACTCCGGCGGGAGCCCCAGGGACAG AGACCTGCCAACCCTGGGCATCACCCTGGCCGGCCACCAGAAGAAGCTGCTACACCACATTCAGCTCCTACAGCAGCACCTGAGGCCGCCGGGCTCTGTGGAGGTCTGA
- the EPHB6 gene encoding ephrin type-B receptor 6 isoform X2, which produces MAAERAAPSGSRAAGMLCGLWVLVLVSSVLALEEVLLDTTGETSEIGWLTYPPGGWDEVSVLDDQQRLTRTFEACHVAGAPPGPGQDNWLQTHFVERRGAQRAHIRLHFSVRACSSLGVAGGTCRETFTLYYRQAEEPDSSDSISSWHLKRWTKVDTIAADESFPASSAWAVGPRGAGQRAGLQLNVKERSFGPLTQRGFYVAFQDTGACLALVAVRLFSYACPSMVRAFATFPETQASGAGGASLVAAVGTCVAHAEPEEDGGGAQAGGSPPRLHCNGEGKWMVAVGGCRCQPGHEPARGDKACQACPRGSYKASAGNAPCSPCPARSLAPDPAAPACPCLEGFYRASSDPPEAPCTAPPSAPQELWFEVQGSALMLHWRLPQELGGRGDLLFNVVCKECGAGGKGACRRCRDEVHFDPRQRGLTESRVLVGGLRAHVPYILEVQAVNGVSELSPDPPQAAAINVSTSYAVPSAVPAVHQVSRASSSITVSWPQPDQTNGNILDYQLRYYDQAEDESHSFILTSETNTATVTQLSPGHIYGFQVRARTAAGHGPYGGKVYFQTLPQGELSAQLPERLSLVVGSILGALAFLLLAAITVLALVFQRKRRGTGYTEQLQQYSSPGLGVKYYVDPSTYEDPCQAIREFAREVDPTYMKIEEVIGAGSFGEVRRGRLQPRGRREQAVAIQALWSGGAESLQMAFLGQAAVLGQFQHPNILRLEGVVTKSRPLMVVTELMELGPLDSFLRQREGQFSSLQLVAMQRGVAAAMHYLSSFAFVHRALSAHSVLVNSHLVCKVARLGHSPQGPSCMLRWAAPEVIAHGKHTTSSDVWSFGIVMWEVMSYGERPYWDMRDQEVLNAIEQEFRLPPPPGCPPGLHLLMLDTWQKDRTQRPHFDQLVAAFDKMIRKPDTLQGAEHSGGSPRDRPGSRPSAWSATRTASPSLASTPSVTWLSSAWKTCQPWASPWPATRRSCYTTFSSYSST; this is translated from the exons ATGGCTGCTGAGCGGGCTGCCCCGTCAGGGAGCAGGGCGGCGGGCATGCTGTGTGGCCTGTGGGTCCTGGTGCTGGTATCCTCAGTCCTGGCTCTGGAAG AGGTATTGCTGGACACCACTGGAGAGACATCTGAGATTGGCTGGCTCACCTACCCACCAGGTGGG TGGGACGAAGTGAGTGTTCTGGATGACCAGCAACGCCTGACTCGGACCTTCGAGGCATGCCACGTGGCCGGGGCCCCTCCCGGCCCCGGGCAGGACAACTGGCTACAGACACACTTTGTGGAGCGGCGAGGGGCCCAGAGAGCGCACATCCGGCTGCACTTCTCCGTGCGGGCCTGCTCCAGCCTGGGCGTGGCGGGGGGCACCTGCCGGGAGACCTTCACGCTTTACTACCGCCAGGCCGAGGAGCCCGACAGCTCCGACAGCATCTCCTCCTGGCACCTCAAACGCTGGACCAAGGTGGACACGATCGCGGCGGATGAGAGTTTCCCCGCCTCCTCAGCGTGGGCGGTCGGCCCGCGCGGGGCGGGGCAGCGGGCGGGGCTCCAGCTGAACGTTAAGGAGCGGAGCTTCGGGCCCTTGACCCAGCGGGGCTTCTACGTGGCCTTCCAGGACACCGGGGCCTGCCTGGCCCTCGTGGCGGTCAGGCTCTTCTCCTACGCCTGCCCCTCCATGGTCCGCGCCTTCGCCACCTTTCCTGAGACGCAGGCCAGTGGGGCCgggggggcctccctggtggcggcCGTGGGCACCTGTGTGGCGCACGCAGAGCCCgaggaggatggaggaggggccCAGGCAGGAGGCAGCCCTCCCAGGCTGCACTGTAACGGGGAGGGCAAGTGGATGGTAGCCGTCGGGGGCTGCCGCTGCCAGCCCGGGCACGAGCCGGCTCGCGGAGACAAGGCCTGCCAAG CCTGCCCCAGGGGGTCCTACAAGGCCTCGGCTGGGAATGCCCCCTGCTCACCGTGCCCTGCCCGCAGCCTCGCCCCTGACCCTGCGGCCCCTGCGTGCCCCTGCCTGGAGGGCTTCTACCGGGCCAGCTCCGACCCCCCAGAGGCCCCCTGCACTG CGCCCCCGTCGGCCCCTCAGGAGCTGTGGTTTGAGGTGCAGGGCTCTGCGCTCATGCTGCACTGGCGCCTGCCTCAGGAGCTGGGGGGACGCGGGGACCTGCTCTTCAACGTCGTGTGCAAGGAGTGCGGAGCGGGCGGCAAGGGCGCTTGTCGCCGCTGCAGGGATGAGGTGCATTTCGACCCCCGCCAGAGGGGCCTGACTGAGAGCCGCGTGCTCGTTGGGGGGCTCCGGGCACACGTGCCCTACATCTTGGAGGTGCAGGCCGTCAACGGGGTGTCGGAGCTCAGCCCCGACCCTCCCCAGGCTGCAGCCATCAATGTCAGCACCAGCTACGCAG TTCCCTCCGCAGTCCCTGCTGTGCACCAGGTGAGCCGGGCCTCCAGCAGCATCACCGTGTCCTGGCCACAGCCCGACCAGACCAACGGGAACATCCTGGACTATCAGCTCCGCTACTATGAccag GCAGAAGATGAATCCCACTCCTTCATCCTGACCAGCGAGACCAACACGGCCACCGTGACCCAGCTGAGCCCTGGCCACATCTATGGCTTCCAGGTGCGGGCACGGACGGCCGCAGGCCACGGCCCGTACGGGGGCAAGGTCTACTTCCAGACGCTGCCTCAAG GTGAGCTGTCCGCCCAGCTTCCTGAGAGACTATCCTTGGTGGTTGGGTCCATCCTGGGGGCGCTGGCCTTCCTCCTGCTGGCGGCCATCACCGTGCTGGCTCTCGTCTTCCAGAG GAAGCGGCGTGGAACTGGCTACACGGAGCAGCTGCAGCAGTACAGCAGCCCAG GGCTCGGGGTGAAGTACTACGTCGACCCCTCCACCTACGAGGACCCCTGCCAGGCCATCCGAGAATTCGCACGGGAGGTCGATCCCACGTACATGAAGATCGAGGAGGTCATTGGAGCAG GCTCCTTCGGGGAGGTGCGCCGGGGCCGCCTGCAGCCCCGGGGACGGCGGGAGCAGGCCGTGGCCATCCAGGCCCTGTGGAGCGGAGGCGCCGAGAGCCTGCAGATGGCCTTCCTAGGCCAGGCCGCAGTGCTGGGCCAGTTTCAGCACCCCAATATCCTGCGGCTGGAGGGCGTGGTCACCAAGAGCCGGCCCCTCATGGTGGTGACGGAGCTCATGGAGCTGGGCCCCCTGGACAGCTTCCTGAGG CAGCGGGAGGGCCAGTTCAGCAGCCTGCAGCTGGTGGCCATGCAGCGGGGCGTGGCCGCCGCCATGCACTACCTGTCCAGCTTCGCCTTCGTCCACCGTGCACTCTCTGCCCACAGTGTGCTGGTGAACAGCCACCTAGTGTGCAAAGTGGCTCGTCTTGGCCACAGTCCTCAG GGCCCAAGCTGTATGCTTCGCTGGGCAGCCCCAGAGGTCATTGCACACGGGAAACATACAACATCCAGCGACGTCTGGAGCTTTGGGATAGTGATGTGGGAAGTGATGAGTTACGGAGAACGGCCCTACTGGGACATGCGTGACCAGGAG GTACTAAATGCAATAGAGCAGGAGTTCCGGCTGCCCCCGCCTCCAGGCTGTCCGCCTGGACTACACCTGCTTATGCTGGACACTTGGCAGAAGGATCGTACCCAGCGACCTCACTTTGACCAGCTGGTGGCTGCGTTTGACAAGATGATCCGCAAGCCAGACACTCTGCAGGGAGCAGAGCACTCCGGCGGGAGCCCCAGGGACAG GCCTGGCTCTCGGCCATCGGCCTGGAGTGCTACCAGGACAGCTTCTCCCAGTCTGGCCTCCACACCTTCAGTGACGTGGCTCAGCTCAGCCTGGA AGACCTGCCAACCCTGGGCATCACCCTGGCCGGCCACCAGAAGAAGCTGCTACACCACATTCAGCTCCTACAGCAGCACCTGA
- the EPHB6 gene encoding ephrin type-B receptor 6 isoform X1 has translation MAAERAAPSGSRAAGMLCGLWVLVLVSSVLALEEVLLDTTGETSEIGWLTYPPGGWDEVSVLDDQQRLTRTFEACHVAGAPPGPGQDNWLQTHFVERRGAQRAHIRLHFSVRACSSLGVAGGTCRETFTLYYRQAEEPDSSDSISSWHLKRWTKVDTIAADESFPASSAWAVGPRGAGQRAGLQLNVKERSFGPLTQRGFYVAFQDTGACLALVAVRLFSYACPSMVRAFATFPETQASGAGGASLVAAVGTCVAHAEPEEDGGGAQAGGSPPRLHCNGEGKWMVAVGGCRCQPGHEPARGDKACQACPRGSYKASAGNAPCSPCPARSLAPDPAAPACPCLEGFYRASSDPPEAPCTAPPSAPQELWFEVQGSALMLHWRLPQELGGRGDLLFNVVCKECGAGGKGACRRCRDEVHFDPRQRGLTESRVLVGGLRAHVPYILEVQAVNGVSELSPDPPQAAAINVSTSYAVPSAVPAVHQVSRASSSITVSWPQPDQTNGNILDYQLRYYDQAEDESHSFILTSETNTATVTQLSPGHIYGFQVRARTAAGHGPYGGKVYFQTLPQGELSAQLPERLSLVVGSILGALAFLLLAAITVLALVFQRKRRGTGYTEQLQQYSSPGLGVKYYVDPSTYEDPCQAIREFAREVDPTYMKIEEVIGAGSFGEVRRGRLQPRGRREQAVAIQALWSGGAESLQMAFLGQAAVLGQFQHPNILRLEGVVTKSRPLMVVTELMELGPLDSFLRQREGQFSSLQLVAMQRGVAAAMHYLSSFAFVHRALSAHSVLVNSHLVCKVARLGHSPQGPSCMLRWAAPEVIAHGKHTTSSDVWSFGIVMWEVMSYGERPYWDMRDQEVLNAIEQEFRLPPPPGCPPGLHLLMLDTWQKDRTQRPHFDQLVAAFDKMIRKPDTLQGAEHSGGSPRDRPSQALLNPVALDFPSLDSPQAWLSAIGLECYQDSFSQSGLHTFSDVAQLSLEDLPTLGITLAGHQKKLLHHIQLLQQHLRPPGSVEV, from the exons ATGGCTGCTGAGCGGGCTGCCCCGTCAGGGAGCAGGGCGGCGGGCATGCTGTGTGGCCTGTGGGTCCTGGTGCTGGTATCCTCAGTCCTGGCTCTGGAAG AGGTATTGCTGGACACCACTGGAGAGACATCTGAGATTGGCTGGCTCACCTACCCACCAGGTGGG TGGGACGAAGTGAGTGTTCTGGATGACCAGCAACGCCTGACTCGGACCTTCGAGGCATGCCACGTGGCCGGGGCCCCTCCCGGCCCCGGGCAGGACAACTGGCTACAGACACACTTTGTGGAGCGGCGAGGGGCCCAGAGAGCGCACATCCGGCTGCACTTCTCCGTGCGGGCCTGCTCCAGCCTGGGCGTGGCGGGGGGCACCTGCCGGGAGACCTTCACGCTTTACTACCGCCAGGCCGAGGAGCCCGACAGCTCCGACAGCATCTCCTCCTGGCACCTCAAACGCTGGACCAAGGTGGACACGATCGCGGCGGATGAGAGTTTCCCCGCCTCCTCAGCGTGGGCGGTCGGCCCGCGCGGGGCGGGGCAGCGGGCGGGGCTCCAGCTGAACGTTAAGGAGCGGAGCTTCGGGCCCTTGACCCAGCGGGGCTTCTACGTGGCCTTCCAGGACACCGGGGCCTGCCTGGCCCTCGTGGCGGTCAGGCTCTTCTCCTACGCCTGCCCCTCCATGGTCCGCGCCTTCGCCACCTTTCCTGAGACGCAGGCCAGTGGGGCCgggggggcctccctggtggcggcCGTGGGCACCTGTGTGGCGCACGCAGAGCCCgaggaggatggaggaggggccCAGGCAGGAGGCAGCCCTCCCAGGCTGCACTGTAACGGGGAGGGCAAGTGGATGGTAGCCGTCGGGGGCTGCCGCTGCCAGCCCGGGCACGAGCCGGCTCGCGGAGACAAGGCCTGCCAAG CCTGCCCCAGGGGGTCCTACAAGGCCTCGGCTGGGAATGCCCCCTGCTCACCGTGCCCTGCCCGCAGCCTCGCCCCTGACCCTGCGGCCCCTGCGTGCCCCTGCCTGGAGGGCTTCTACCGGGCCAGCTCCGACCCCCCAGAGGCCCCCTGCACTG CGCCCCCGTCGGCCCCTCAGGAGCTGTGGTTTGAGGTGCAGGGCTCTGCGCTCATGCTGCACTGGCGCCTGCCTCAGGAGCTGGGGGGACGCGGGGACCTGCTCTTCAACGTCGTGTGCAAGGAGTGCGGAGCGGGCGGCAAGGGCGCTTGTCGCCGCTGCAGGGATGAGGTGCATTTCGACCCCCGCCAGAGGGGCCTGACTGAGAGCCGCGTGCTCGTTGGGGGGCTCCGGGCACACGTGCCCTACATCTTGGAGGTGCAGGCCGTCAACGGGGTGTCGGAGCTCAGCCCCGACCCTCCCCAGGCTGCAGCCATCAATGTCAGCACCAGCTACGCAG TTCCCTCCGCAGTCCCTGCTGTGCACCAGGTGAGCCGGGCCTCCAGCAGCATCACCGTGTCCTGGCCACAGCCCGACCAGACCAACGGGAACATCCTGGACTATCAGCTCCGCTACTATGAccag GCAGAAGATGAATCCCACTCCTTCATCCTGACCAGCGAGACCAACACGGCCACCGTGACCCAGCTGAGCCCTGGCCACATCTATGGCTTCCAGGTGCGGGCACGGACGGCCGCAGGCCACGGCCCGTACGGGGGCAAGGTCTACTTCCAGACGCTGCCTCAAG GTGAGCTGTCCGCCCAGCTTCCTGAGAGACTATCCTTGGTGGTTGGGTCCATCCTGGGGGCGCTGGCCTTCCTCCTGCTGGCGGCCATCACCGTGCTGGCTCTCGTCTTCCAGAG GAAGCGGCGTGGAACTGGCTACACGGAGCAGCTGCAGCAGTACAGCAGCCCAG GGCTCGGGGTGAAGTACTACGTCGACCCCTCCACCTACGAGGACCCCTGCCAGGCCATCCGAGAATTCGCACGGGAGGTCGATCCCACGTACATGAAGATCGAGGAGGTCATTGGAGCAG GCTCCTTCGGGGAGGTGCGCCGGGGCCGCCTGCAGCCCCGGGGACGGCGGGAGCAGGCCGTGGCCATCCAGGCCCTGTGGAGCGGAGGCGCCGAGAGCCTGCAGATGGCCTTCCTAGGCCAGGCCGCAGTGCTGGGCCAGTTTCAGCACCCCAATATCCTGCGGCTGGAGGGCGTGGTCACCAAGAGCCGGCCCCTCATGGTGGTGACGGAGCTCATGGAGCTGGGCCCCCTGGACAGCTTCCTGAGG CAGCGGGAGGGCCAGTTCAGCAGCCTGCAGCTGGTGGCCATGCAGCGGGGCGTGGCCGCCGCCATGCACTACCTGTCCAGCTTCGCCTTCGTCCACCGTGCACTCTCTGCCCACAGTGTGCTGGTGAACAGCCACCTAGTGTGCAAAGTGGCTCGTCTTGGCCACAGTCCTCAG GGCCCAAGCTGTATGCTTCGCTGGGCAGCCCCAGAGGTCATTGCACACGGGAAACATACAACATCCAGCGACGTCTGGAGCTTTGGGATAGTGATGTGGGAAGTGATGAGTTACGGAGAACGGCCCTACTGGGACATGCGTGACCAGGAG GTACTAAATGCAATAGAGCAGGAGTTCCGGCTGCCCCCGCCTCCAGGCTGTCCGCCTGGACTACACCTGCTTATGCTGGACACTTGGCAGAAGGATCGTACCCAGCGACCTCACTTTGACCAGCTGGTGGCTGCGTTTGACAAGATGATCCGCAAGCCAGACACTCTGCAGGGAGCAGAGCACTCCGGCGGGAGCCCCAGGGACAG aCCTTCCCAGGCCCTTCTGAACCCCGTGGCCCTGGACTTTCCCTCTCTGGACTCCCCCCAGGCCTGGCTCTCGGCCATCGGCCTGGAGTGCTACCAGGACAGCTTCTCCCAGTCTGGCCTCCACACCTTCAGTGACGTGGCTCAGCTCAGCCTGGA AGACCTGCCAACCCTGGGCATCACCCTGGCCGGCCACCAGAAGAAGCTGCTACACCACATTCAGCTCCTACAGCAGCACCTGAGGCCGCCGGGCTCTGTGGAGGTCTGA